The following coding sequences lie in one Arachis hypogaea cultivar Tifrunner chromosome 9, arahy.Tifrunner.gnm2.J5K5, whole genome shotgun sequence genomic window:
- the LOC112709103 gene encoding uncharacterized protein → MDGNEDDFVLPNKVYKVAVKTLRYFPLIPRLKRLFMCPNTAEALRWHDEQRLKDGCIRHPSDGQAWKNFDSRYPNFSKELRNLRLGLASDDFNPFQTMNVAHNTWPIVLMVYNVSPWMSMKSEYCMFSLLIPGPCSPGNNIDIFLQPLIEELTELWELEIDTYDSFKKETFRMYAALLWKINDFPAQKTIYMDHRRFLPVDNAWSSNKRSFNGKTEFRDPPRMLTGEEVLDMIKYNLDVMHIEKNIVDSIVGTLLDIPGKTKDHVKARYDLKEMGIQKNPHPKNTKDGKRTKLARACFSMTKGEKSIFCGVLKKTKLPDESASNISRCVQQEERKLYCYKTHDAHFMLHYLLQIPIKSILPDHVAILLVPLCSFFRQLCQKEIFLEGINGVDSKIVETLCQYLHEGVKTRFNRVSRNNDEGTSNKDPDSNLFTNKEIPLGEKKGQLIILDEKSLLQANAYVLNSCVNMEPYIREYGEQQKQAKRKRKWNIVKDQNEDFIEWFTGRAIKDDDKVIKSFSAYVVNGYRFHTKWREVMRKMQNNSVTVVAETTSFASVKDKKLIKGPDGASWMWSRL, encoded by the exons ATGGATGGCAATGAAGATGACTTTGTGCTTCCAAATAAAGTTTATAAGGTTGCTGTGAAGACCCTAAGATACTTTCCTTTAATACCAAGGCTTAAAAGGCTTTTTATGTGCCCAAACACAGCAGAGGCATTGAGGTGGCATGATGAGCAGCGTTTGAAAGACGGTTGCATAAGGCACCCTTCTGATGGTCAAGCATGGAAGAACTTCGATAGTCGGTACCCAAACTTTTCAAAAGAACTTCGAAACTTGAGGCTTGGTTTGGCAAGTGATGATTTTAATCCTTTTCAAACTATGAACGTGGCACATAACACATGGCCAATTGTCTTAATGGTGTACAACGTTTCCCCGTGGATGTCCATGAAGTCAGAATATTGCATGTTCTCTTTACTCATACCTGGACCTTGTTCACCAGGAAATAATATTGACATTTTTTTGCAACCATTGATTGAAGAGCTGACGGAGCTATGGGAGTTAGAGATAGATACATATGACTCTTTCAAAAAAGAAACTTTTCGAATGTATGCTGCACTTCTTTGGAAAATCAATGATTTTCCAGC CCAAAAGACAATTTACATGGACCATAGGAGATTTTTGCCAGTTGATAACGCATGGAGCTCTAACAAGAGATCTTTTAATGGAAAAACTGAATTCAGGGATCCACCACGAATGTTAACCGGTGAAGAGGTTCTAGATATGATAAA GTACAACCTTGATGTAATgcatatagaaaaaaatatagtCGATAGTATAGTTGGTACCTTATTGGATATTCCTGGAAAGACGAAGGACCATGTAAAGGCTCGTTATGATCTTAAGGAGATGGGCATTCAAAAGAATCCTCACCCAAAAAATACAAAGGATGGCAAAAGAACTAAACTTGCTAGAGCATGCTTCTCAATGACCAAAGGGGAGAAATCCATTTTTTGTGGTGTTTTGAAGAAAACAAAATTGCCAGATGAAAGTGCTTCAAACATTTCTCGTTGTGTACAACAAGAAGAGAGAAAGCTTTACTGTTATAAGACTCATGATGCTCACTTTATGTTGCATTACCTGTTGCAAATACCAATCAAGAGCATTCTTCCAGATCATGTTGCTATTCTTCTAGTTCCCTTGTGTTCCTTTTTTCGTCAGCTATGTCAAAAGGAAATATTTTTAGAAGGGATTAATGGTGTAGATTCAAAGATTGTAGAGACTTTGTGCCA ATATTTACATGAGGGAGTGAAAACAAGATTCAACAGAGTATCTCGGAATAATGATGAAGGCACTTCAAACAAAGATCCTGATTCAAATTTGTTCACAAACAAGGAAATTCCATTGGGTGAAAAAAAAGGGCAACTAATTATTTTGGATGAGAAGTCACTCCTTCAAGCTAATGCATATGTATTGAACAGTTGTGTTAATATGGAGCCTTACATTAG AGAATATGGTGAGCAACAAAAGCAAGCCAAGCGGAAGCGAAAGTGGAACATTGTTAAAGATCAAAATGAAGACTTTATAGAATGGTTTACAGGACGTGCCATAAAGGATGATGATAAGGTTATAAAATCATTTTCTGCTTATGTCGTCAATGGGTACAGATTTCATACTAAGTGGCGAGAAGTGATGCGAAAAATGCAAAACAATAGTGTCACTGTGGTGGCTGAAACTACAAGCTTTGCTAGTGTTAAGGACAAAAAACTAATCAAG ggaccagatggcgcctcgtggatgtGGTCGAGGCTGTGA